In Ammospiza caudacuta isolate bAmmCau1 chromosome 30, bAmmCau1.pri, whole genome shotgun sequence, one DNA window encodes the following:
- the SDHC gene encoding succinate dehydrogenase cytochrome b560 subunit, mitochondrial — MAALALRGLGRRCLLARLGPGPTLHQAVPMGTTAREEMRRFWERNERSGRPLSPHVSIYKWSLPMAMSITHRGTGVALSLGVSLFSVAALLLPEQFPHYLAQVRALSLGPALVCSAKFLLALPLSYHTWNGVRHLAWDLGKGLKLPQVTQSGLLVLALTLLSSAALAAL; from the exons ATGGCGGCGCTGGCTCTGAG gGGTTTGGGGCGGCGCTGCCTCCTGGCCCGGCTGGGGCCCGGCCCCACCCTGCACCA GGCCGTCCCCATGGGCACCACGGCCCgggaggagatgaggaggttCTGGGAGAGGAACGAGCGCTCGGGGCGAcccctgtccccccatgtcAGCATCTACAA GTGGTCGCTGCCCATGGCCATGTCCATCACCCACCGCGGCACCGGCGTCGCCCTCAGCCTCg gtgtgtccctgttcTCGGTGGCCgcgctgctgctccctgagcagTTCCCCCATTACCTGGCGCAGGTGCGGGCGCTCAGCCTGGGCCCCGCCCTCGTGTGCTCGGCCAAgttcctgctggccctgcccctgAGCTACCACACCTGGAACGGCGTCCGCCACCTG GCCTGGGACCTGGGCAAGGGGCTGAAGCTGCCGCAGGTGACGCAGTcggggctgctggtgctggcccTGACCCTGCTGTCCTCGGCCGCGCTGGCGGCGCTGTGA
- the CFAP126 gene encoding protein Flattop: MAGQYEDAFSPPRLQCWTVPRPPPKLPTPRPPTPFIADDRGHLLPHVPRSKVSPWGTFLGTWAMPARIPPARLDRSAREPGAAERLQREQPRELRRACNGIRTRVTGKPQQPWPAEPSGKEQGGPSGGSPRPEPPKAGDGAEGGPWFASDPSSSSSLVPGEDS, from the exons ATGGCGGGGCAG taCGAGGACGCCTTCAGCCCCCCCCGGCTGCAGTGCTGGACCGTGCCCCGCCCCCCCCCGAAG CTGCCGACCCCTCGCCCCCCAACCCCGTTCATCGCCGACGACCGGGGGCACCTCCTGCCGCACGTGCCGCGATCCAAG GTGTCGCCCTGGGGCACCTTCCTGGGCACGTGGGCGATGCCAGCGCGGATCCCCCCGGCCCGGCTGGACCGCAGCGCCCGCGAGCCCGGGGCCGCCGAGCGGCTGCAACGGGAACAGCCCCGGGAGCTGCGGAGAGCCTGCAACGGCATCCGGACACGGGTCACCGGCAAg CCGCAGCAGCCCTGGCCCGCGGAACCTTCCGGAAAGGAGCAGGGGGGTCCCAGCGGGGGCTCCCCCcgccctgagccccccaaagcTGGGGACGGCGCTGAGGGGGGACCCT GGTTTGCCTCTgatccttcctcctcctcctctctggtGCCAGGGGAGGATTCTTAA
- the VSIG8 gene encoding V-set and immunoglobulin domain-containing protein 8: MARHGASLLLLLLGMMPALLVAVRINGKGREVLYLAKGDSVKLGCPYVLEPEDNGPQGVGIEWIQISPERPSPENVFLSYQDHHVNYGSSGLQDRVAFVQTDPGQRDASIRVADLQESDTGTYQCRVKKNTVAVHEVIVTVQGGPDSVPCPPPAEKPAAPQCWSEGELIEGGSVLLRCFSRGGTAPLSYQWAKLAEGYGGGRLPAGTLQGRAPGDLLIRSLTVSHAGTYQCRVTNRVGYSVCQLNLSPGPRDRVPVPGGRQAGIIVGSILGSLLLLSLLGLLIWALIARYQRKECQRACSDCRSSTGGTMPRPCAACAHHSYSPHGISYMQCQHGDGDERAAALLCNDGMRHQVTCPAL; encoded by the exons ATGGCACGGCACGGcgccagcctgctgctgctgctgctcggcATGATGCCAG ctctcctggtggcCGTCAGGATCAACGGCAAGGGCCGCGAGGTTCTGTACCTGGCCAAGGGCGACTCGGTCAAGCTGGGCTGTCCGTATGTCCTGGAGCCCGAGGACAACGGACCCCAGGGCGTGGGCATCGAGTGGATCCAGATCAGCCCCGAGAGACCCAGCCCCGAGAACGTG ttCCTGTCCTACCAGGACCACCACGTGAACTACGGCAGCTCGGGGCTGCAGGACCGCGTGGCCTTCGTGCAGACGGACCCGGGCCAGCGCGACGCCTCCATCCGCGTGGCCGACCTGCAGGAGAGCGACACCGGCACCTACCAGTGCCGCGTCAAGAAGAACACGGTGGCCGTGCACGAGGTCATCGTCACCGTGCAAG GTGGCCCTGACAgtgtcccgtgtcccc CCCCAGCAGAGAAGCCGGCGGCCCCGCAGTGCTGGAGCGAGGGGGAGCTGATCGAGGGGGGGTCGGTGCTGCTGCGCTGCTTCAGCCGGGGGGGCACCGCGCCCCTCTCGTACCAGTGGGCAAAGCTGGCAGAGGGCTACGGCGGGGGGCGCCTGCCCGCGGGCACCCTGCaag GCCGTGCCCCCGGTGACCTCCTGATCCGCAGCCTGACCGTCAGCCACGCTGGCACCTACCAGTGCCGTGTCACCAACCGCGTGGGCTACTCGGTGTGCCAGCTGAACCTGAGCCCCGGGCCACgtga ccGTGTCCCCGTGCCAGGCGGGCGCCAGGCTGGCATCATCGTGGGCTCCATCCTGGGCTcgctgctcctgctcagcctcctggggctgctcatcTGGGCACTGATCGCCCGCTACCAGCGCAAGGAGTGCCAGCGCGCCTGCAGCGACTGCCG gAGCAGCACGGGTGGCACCATGCCCCGGCCGTGCGCCGCCTGTGCCCACCACTCGTACTCCCCACATGGCATCAGCTACATGCAGTGCCAGCACGGCGACGGCGACGAGCGCGCGGCCGCGCTGCTCTGCAACGACGGCATGCGACACCAGGTCACCTGTCCCGCGCTGTGA